The Petrotoga mobilis SJ95 genomic sequence AGACCCTAAAGGATGAAACCTTTACACCTTACAGAATGGTTAGAACTGGACTCCTTTCTTTTCCAGCCGACCCAAACAGCGCAATGGGTCAACTTGTTTCTTCCATGTTTTATTCATCTTACTTACAACCACATATAATCCATGTGGTGGCGTACTGTGAAGCAATGAAAAGGGCGACTTCAAAAGAAATAATAGAAAGTGTGAAGATGGTAAAAAGGGCAAACTCTTTAGCATCTCGTGGATTACCTGATTTTGCCAGTGATCCCGAGATCAAAGCAAGGGTAAATTTATTGAAAGAAGAAGCCATGGTCATAATAGAAAAAATTAAAAGTCTCTCTCCTCAAAAAGAGGATCCTTTAACCGATCCTGAAACTCTTTATTTAGCGGTAAAAAAAGGGATTTTAGATGCAGTAGGTTTACAAGGCAACTCTGTTGCCAAAGGACAAATAAAATCCGCTGTAATTAATGGAGCTTACGAGGCCATAAATGAAAACGGCGAAGTGCTAAGAGAAGCTGAAAGAAACCGTGGAATAAAGTAAATTAGAATTATCCAGAAACTTGAGGAGATGGAAAAAATGGATTCTATAAAAATAAATACCTTAATTAGATGTATCGAAGACCTTCGTATGAAACTGAATAAGTACCGAAAGGGTGGTCTTAAAGAATATCCAACACGCACGATATTTGTAGACCCATTACTTCAAGCTCTCGGGTGGGATATTAAAGATCCGGATGAAGTGGAACTTGAGTATCCCAGTATTGATGGAAAGTCTGTTGACTATGCTGCAAAAATAAACCGTAAGCCTGTCTTATTCATCGAAGCGAAAGCGTTAAATGATCCACTTACAGATGTCAAAGCCATTACACAGGTAGTTGGTTACGCTGCCAATGCCGGTGTGGAATGGTGTATCCTTACCAACGGTATTAACTATAAGGTTTATCATAGTACCGAAAAGGCAGAGGCCCCGAACAAACTACTTTTTGAAATTTCTCTTGATCCAAAAGAAACAGAAGGCATGTCGATTCAGCAAGTTGCAGAACAATTTGCACGTTTTTCACGTGATTCAATGGCTAAAGGTCTGCTTGATGAAATTGGTGAACAAATCTTTACGACAGGAAAGATAAGAAAAGCTTTAGATAAACTTTTTATGGACCCCCCAAACACATTAATTAAGCTTATACGCTCAACATTAGAGGACGATTCCATTAAACCAGTTCAAATCAAGAAAGCCCTCAAGGTGCTTTGGATCCAACCATCGGAAAAAGAAATACCTTCAACTTATAAACATACTAAAAAGCCAGTTCCTTCATCAGAATCTAAAGTAAAAGAGTATAATGAAGAGCATCACCTAAATGGAAAACCGCAAGAAGTCGTAGAATTATTTAAGACATTTGATAAATTTTGTAGAGAACTTGATCCAAGGGACGTCCAAAGAGAAGCTCTTAAACACTACATAAAATATACACATGGTAATAACATTTTTTGTTGTGTTCATATTCACAAAAGTGGACTTCGTGTTTGGTTGAAATTGAATTATTCAGATTTAGAGAGTCCAGCTGAATATGTTCGCGATGTTTCAAATATCGGACACTTGGGAGTTGGAGATGTTGAGTTAACAATCGATAGTCTCGAGAGATTTCAAAATGCCAAGAGTCTAATACAAAAATCATTTGAAGAAAACAAATCAAAATGAGTATTTAGTTCTTTTCCAAAAGAAGGGATAAAAAAGAAACTCAAAAAAACGAGGAGAATATTATTATGACTTGCAAATGGTATTTAGTTTGTCCAATGAAGAGATATTATGATGAGGGTAAATTAGATAAAAAGTGGATAGAAAATTATTGTCATGGTGACTATAAAAGTTGCGTACGCTACCAAATGGAAGAAACGGGGAGGTACCATCCAGACAATATGCTACCGGATGGAACAATCGATAAACGTCTAAAATAAGATATTAACTAGTTAAAAGAAAAAATATTCTGCTCTCTCAGTAGTATCTTAAAAAGAGCAGAATATTTTATTTATAGTGCAATTTGTGACTTAAAGCAAAAAGTATCTATTGAGCAAAAGACTTTAGAACAGTTTTTCTTAAAAGATATGCAATTAGAAATATTAGAAACATTGTCAGGACTATCATTGGACCTGATGGAACGTTTAAGTAGTAAGATAAAAAAATACCCAAAACAGATGAGAAAACACCAACTATTACGGATATTATCAGCATTTGGTTTATACTTTTTGCATAAAGCTTCGCTATAACACCAGGGGTTATAAGTAGAGCCGTTATTAGTATGATACCTATTATTTTAACGGAAACAACTATTGTAACAGATGTGATCGTTAAAAACACTAAGTTTATTATGTTTGCGGGTACCCCAAATATTTTACTTAATCTTTGATTGAACGAGTAATATTTAAGCTCCTTGTTTAAAAAAATAACCATAAAAAGAATAAGTAAGTCAAAAATTCCCAATAAAATCAAATCTTCTTGAGTTATCATTAATACGTCGCCAAATAAGAAACTATCGATTTCGGGAACGTATCCTTTTTTGAATGAAAGTAAAATTATACCTATAGCCATAGAAAGCGATAAGAGCATACCTAT encodes the following:
- a CDS encoding metal ABC transporter permease produces the protein MIDILSYPFMRYALIGAILSGFGSALLSNFIVLKKMEFIGNGAAHVAFGAIAFALFFGLNMNLLSIIVAIIFAITIHQLGKKERVQENSVIGMLLSLSMAIGIILLSFKKGYVPEIDSFLFGDVLMITQEDLILLGIFDLLILFMVIFLNKELKYYSFNQRLSKIFGVPANIINLVFLTITSVTIVVSVKIIGIILITALLITPGVIAKLYAKSINQMLIISVIVGVFSSVLGIFLSYYLNVPSGPMIVLTMFLIFLIAYLLRKTVLKSFAQ
- a CDS encoding type I restriction endonuclease, giving the protein MDSIKINTLIRCIEDLRMKLNKYRKGGLKEYPTRTIFVDPLLQALGWDIKDPDEVELEYPSIDGKSVDYAAKINRKPVLFIEAKALNDPLTDVKAITQVVGYAANAGVEWCILTNGINYKVYHSTEKAEAPNKLLFEISLDPKETEGMSIQQVAEQFARFSRDSMAKGLLDEIGEQIFTTGKIRKALDKLFMDPPNTLIKLIRSTLEDDSIKPVQIKKALKVLWIQPSEKEIPSTYKHTKKPVPSSESKVKEYNEEHHLNGKPQEVVELFKTFDKFCRELDPRDVQREALKHYIKYTHGNNIFCCVHIHKSGLRVWLKLNYSDLESPAEYVRDVSNIGHLGVGDVELTIDSLERFQNAKSLIQKSFEENKSK